From Salvelinus sp. IW2-2015 unplaced genomic scaffold, ASM291031v2 Un_scaffold2632, whole genome shotgun sequence, one genomic window encodes:
- the col19a1 gene encoding collagen alpha-1(XIX) chain produces MSSLKVDKDRFSYSLNGPQPEFTGFDLTEKFLLRKGAVTEERPSFRLGSSPLIKPTELVFPTRLSSEYSLVTTFRLRKTTKEDRWYLWQIFDQTGGTQVSVVLDGAKRAVEFSTRGLLKNSLRYTFKSRDLHTLFDRQWHKLGVAVQSSIVSVYMDCKLIERRLTDEKDDIDPSGYTLITTRVEDGRPVDIELQQILIYCDPYLAEMENCCGRQDLRVSLAGRALVLEG; encoded by the exons gttttgatCTGACAGAAAAGTTTCTCCTGAGAAAGGGGGCAGTGACAGAGGAGCGGCCATCATTCCGGCTGGGGAGCAGCCCCCTCATCAAGCCAACAGA ATTGGTGTTCCCCACGCGTCTGTCCAGTGAATACTCTCTAGTGACCACCTTCCGGCTGAGGAAAACCACAAAAGAAGACCGCTGGTATCTGTGGCAGATATTCGACCAGACGGGAGGTACCCAG GTGTCTGTAGTGTTGGACGGTGCTAAACGAGCAGTGGAGTTCTCAACCCGGGGCCTTCTGAAGAACAGCCTCCGCTACACCTTTAAGAGCCGAGACCTGCACACCCTGTTTGACCGCCAGTGGCACAAGCTGGGTGTGGCGGTCCAGAGCAGCATCGTCTCCGTTTACATGGACTGTAAACTAATAGAGAGGAGGCTGACAGACGAGAAGGATGATATCGACCCCAGCGGATATACRCTGATTACAACCCGGGTGGAGGATGGACGGCCTGTAGAT ATCGAACTGCAACAAATCCTGATCTACTGTGACCCATACCTGGCTGAGATGGAGAACTGCTGTGGCAGGCAGGATCTACG TGTGAGCCTAGCAGGGAGGGCCCTGGTGCTGGAGGGGTGA